In Sphingomonas psychrotolerans, the following proteins share a genomic window:
- a CDS encoding winged helix-turn-helix domain-containing protein, translated as MKTTLANEPELALGAGTLRPPTCEFTWSGGTGTLEPQVVQVLLVLARSEGRVVSRDALVEQCWDGRAVSEDAINRVISRIRRLSERTGAFGLTTIRSVGYRIDPPQGATAPVPSEPRLDASPGPAIPEPEAPPRRTWRIIGALAVAGLVVSGVGITVWPGAKGTDAAPVARAAGYTIAVLPSAPNEPHSEALGHLAERLRLAVSRMSGMRVVDTAVIGEPGKRSATDLVLSGGVATAAGRETITLSLNDGRTGVRVWGATFDSRSAPGLVAEERAISSATRYLALWLGDRRAGLPAAREPEDPDVLTLVGGADRKYAQASEARELGDWPTSKRLSMDARALSDEALAMDPASVAALMLRYRVSITPRHPREGEDFAAFRARQARATEAVNKALAINPDDPEVLIAAAAQFESARHWDDSRRLLDRAVALAPNSADANTWYAYAVGVTGKCDEGLRHAQIAAALEPERTWRRLAVPRLLQCAGRSAEAVKTYLSLIRRDRTHVFVLGDLNLILLGNRSASELRAVSKHIRERVWAGKPIPPVAVRLDRFDAAAEAIEGRPARYLAMIRKDEREVRSSAPARAGFTRTLPDALFVLAFEYAHAGATQDAIRCLQEAVKGGSLYLPWALPYGAFEFPGAVRRDPRYFALWRSTPELSSLMEERRRAVTERPPASARQAAGK; from the coding sequence GTGAAGACGACTTTGGCCAACGAGCCCGAGCTTGCGCTGGGGGCCGGTACGCTTCGGCCGCCGACATGCGAGTTCACTTGGTCAGGCGGCACCGGGACGCTCGAACCGCAAGTGGTCCAGGTGCTGCTCGTGCTGGCCCGTAGCGAGGGTCGGGTGGTCTCGCGCGATGCGCTGGTCGAGCAATGCTGGGACGGCAGGGCCGTCAGCGAAGATGCGATCAACCGCGTCATCTCGCGCATTCGCCGCCTGTCCGAACGGACCGGCGCGTTCGGCCTCACCACGATCCGTTCGGTCGGCTATCGAATCGATCCCCCGCAAGGCGCGACCGCGCCAGTGCCGTCCGAGCCGCGGCTGGACGCATCGCCCGGTCCGGCCATTCCCGAGCCCGAAGCGCCCCCGCGGCGAACCTGGCGGATCATCGGGGCGCTGGCCGTTGCGGGATTGGTCGTATCGGGCGTTGGGATCACCGTTTGGCCGGGCGCCAAGGGCACCGATGCCGCGCCCGTCGCGCGCGCCGCAGGGTACACGATCGCCGTCTTGCCCTCGGCGCCGAACGAGCCGCATTCCGAGGCGCTGGGCCATCTTGCCGAACGGCTGCGCCTTGCAGTGTCGCGGATGAGCGGCATGCGCGTCGTCGACACCGCGGTGATCGGCGAGCCGGGCAAGCGTTCGGCGACCGACCTGGTGCTCAGCGGCGGCGTCGCTACCGCGGCCGGCCGGGAGACGATCACCCTCAGCCTCAACGACGGCCGGACTGGTGTGCGGGTATGGGGTGCGACCTTCGACTCCCGCAGCGCGCCGGGGCTTGTTGCAGAGGAGCGGGCGATTTCCTCCGCGACACGCTATCTCGCGCTCTGGCTGGGCGACCGCCGCGCCGGCCTTCCGGCGGCGCGCGAGCCCGAGGATCCGGACGTCCTCACGCTGGTTGGGGGCGCCGACAGGAAATATGCGCAGGCAAGCGAGGCGCGCGAGCTGGGCGACTGGCCGACCTCGAAACGGCTCAGCATGGACGCACGCGCCCTGAGCGACGAGGCGCTGGCGATGGATCCGGCCTCGGTCGCCGCATTGATGCTGCGCTATCGCGTTTCGATCACACCGCGTCATCCGCGCGAAGGAGAGGATTTCGCCGCGTTTCGAGCGCGCCAGGCCCGCGCGACCGAAGCGGTCAACAAGGCGCTGGCAATCAACCCCGACGATCCCGAGGTGCTGATCGCCGCCGCCGCACAATTCGAGAGCGCGCGACACTGGGACGATTCGCGACGACTGCTCGACCGGGCGGTCGCGCTCGCGCCCAATTCAGCCGATGCCAATACCTGGTATGCTTATGCCGTGGGCGTGACCGGAAAATGCGATGAGGGACTGCGCCACGCGCAGATTGCCGCCGCGCTCGAACCCGAGCGGACATGGCGACGGCTTGCGGTGCCGCGACTGCTGCAATGCGCGGGTCGCTCGGCCGAGGCGGTCAAGACCTATCTCTCGCTGATCCGCCGCGATCGCACGCATGTGTTCGTGCTCGGCGATCTCAACCTCATCCTGCTCGGCAATCGCAGTGCGTCCGAACTCCGCGCTGTTTCGAAGCACATTCGCGAGCGCGTCTGGGCGGGTAAGCCAATCCCGCCGGTCGCCGTGCGGCTCGACCGATTCGATGCGGCGGCCGAGGCGATCGAGGGGCGGCCGGCGCGCTACCTGGCAATGATCCGCAAGGACGAGCGGGAGGTGCGGAGCAGCGCACCCGCGCGCGCGGGCTTCACGCGCACCTTGCCCGATGCGCTGTTCGTGCTCGCCTTCGAATATGCGCATGCCGGCGCGACCCAAGATGCGATCCGGTGCCTGCAGGAAGCCGTGAAGGGCGGCTCGCTATATTTGCCTTGGGCCCTGCCTTACGGCGCGTTCGAATTTCCGGGCGCGGTTCGGCGGGACCCGCGCTATTTCGCGCTCTGGCGCTCCACCCCCGAACTGAGTTCGCTGATGGAGGAGCGTCGACGCGCGGTCACAGAACGGCCACCAGCATCGGCAAGGCAGGCGGCAGGCAAATAA
- a CDS encoding TonB-dependent siderophore receptor: MVASASLLACSPVSAQTAPGGAAPSSDEETSGDIVVTADRLGSFSADFVQAGTFRDSRLRDTPLTVAVMTRELLDAQEARSLIDAVRNTPGVTQAQINTVIYSNLSIRGIPVNNFANVRWNGILPVVNLVEQPIESKDRIEVLKGAAGLYYGFANPSGIVNLVTKRPIDGPVTRFEIIGNSHGTIGGSFDVSRRFGSAGLRVNAGSAILEPGVRAVEGERHFVTAAFDWRPAEGLEILLDAETVYKTISEPTEFALPAAANGVIAIPPLQSPSKNLGAEWMQAKGWERNLLARANYEVAPGWRLAAAIGDSFLSRDRDYSSFGSYDLATGNGIVAVAMTSGNDYRNTIYRGDLSGAFHTGPLEHNLLVGVSYTTRDSRVPTAVRRSFAQNLYDPVAIPQQPTPPAIVPNPSRIEDLGVYAFDRITYGEWFQATIGYRKTDYSDVSRTSAYALKPGTFSWGLMVKPVSWANLYGNYIEGLEPGAIAQQIANNAGEILPAALSKQKEVGAKLEPMRGLLLTAAYFHITRPSSYLNAQNFFVQDGGAVYEGVEFSATGEVTPNLSLMASGIVLDATQESGAAAVVGKRIENTAKFSGSLFVEYRVPQIAGVRVSGGLFHVGRRAVNALNQGHVPGYTTFDLGMSYTFRLRGNRMIARVYGENIAGTRYWAATGSSLLAQGLPATVKFSLSTAF; this comes from the coding sequence ATGGTCGCCTCGGCGTCGTTGCTGGCGTGTAGCCCCGTTTCCGCCCAGACGGCACCCGGCGGTGCCGCGCCATCGAGCGACGAAGAGACTTCCGGCGACATCGTCGTCACCGCGGATCGGCTGGGCAGCTTCAGCGCGGACTTCGTGCAGGCGGGCACCTTCCGCGATTCCCGGCTTCGCGATACTCCGCTGACCGTCGCGGTAATGACGCGTGAACTGCTCGACGCACAGGAAGCGCGCTCGCTGATTGACGCCGTGCGCAACACCCCCGGCGTCACCCAGGCGCAAATCAACACGGTGATCTACAGCAACCTCTCGATCCGGGGCATCCCGGTCAACAATTTCGCTAATGTCCGCTGGAACGGCATCCTGCCGGTCGTGAATTTGGTCGAGCAGCCGATCGAGAGCAAGGACCGGATCGAAGTGCTTAAGGGCGCGGCGGGTCTCTATTACGGCTTCGCCAACCCCTCCGGCATCGTCAATCTCGTCACCAAGCGGCCGATCGATGGTCCCGTCACGCGCTTCGAGATCATCGGCAACAGTCACGGCACGATCGGCGGCAGTTTCGACGTCAGTCGCCGCTTCGGGTCGGCTGGCCTACGCGTCAACGCCGGCAGCGCGATCCTCGAGCCCGGCGTACGCGCCGTCGAAGGCGAACGCCATTTCGTCACCGCCGCGTTCGACTGGCGGCCCGCCGAAGGTCTCGAGATCTTGCTCGACGCCGAAACTGTCTACAAGACGATCAGCGAGCCGACCGAGTTCGCCCTGCCCGCCGCGGCGAATGGCGTCATTGCCATCCCGCCGCTGCAATCGCCTTCCAAGAACCTCGGCGCCGAATGGATGCAGGCCAAAGGGTGGGAGCGCAATCTGCTCGCGCGGGCCAATTATGAAGTCGCACCGGGCTGGCGGCTGGCGGCCGCGATCGGCGACTCCTTCCTCTCGCGCGACCGGGACTATTCCTCCTTCGGCAGCTACGATCTCGCCACCGGGAACGGCATTGTCGCGGTCGCGATGACGAGCGGAAACGACTATCGTAACACCATCTATCGCGGCGACCTTTCGGGAGCTTTCCACACCGGCCCACTCGAGCATAATCTGCTGGTCGGCGTTTCGTACACCACGCGCGATTCCCGGGTGCCGACCGCGGTGCGACGCTCCTTCGCGCAAAATCTCTACGATCCCGTCGCGATTCCGCAGCAGCCCACGCCGCCGGCCATCGTCCCCAATCCCTCGCGTATCGAGGATCTCGGTGTCTATGCCTTCGACCGGATCACTTACGGCGAATGGTTCCAGGCGACGATCGGCTATCGAAAGACCGATTATAGCGATGTCAGTCGCACCAGCGCCTATGCGCTCAAGCCCGGCACTTTCTCCTGGGGATTGATGGTGAAGCCCGTTTCGTGGGCCAATCTCTACGGGAACTATATCGAGGGGCTGGAACCCGGCGCGATCGCGCAGCAGATCGCCAACAATGCCGGCGAAATCCTGCCCGCAGCGCTCAGCAAGCAAAAGGAGGTCGGGGCCAAATTGGAGCCGATGCGCGGCCTGCTGCTGACCGCCGCATATTTCCACATCACCCGGCCATCCTCCTATCTCAATGCGCAGAACTTCTTCGTGCAGGATGGCGGCGCCGTCTATGAAGGCGTCGAGTTCAGCGCCACGGGCGAGGTAACGCCCAACCTCTCGCTCATGGCGAGCGGCATCGTGCTCGACGCGACCCAGGAATCGGGCGCGGCGGCGGTGGTCGGCAAGCGCATCGAGAACACCGCGAAATTCTCCGGTTCGCTGTTCGTCGAATATCGCGTGCCCCAGATCGCAGGCGTGCGCGTATCGGGCGGCTTGTTTCACGTCGGGCGCCGCGCAGTGAACGCGCTCAACCAGGGCCATGTGCCGGGCTATACGACCTTCGACCTGGGGATGAGCTACACCTTCCGGCTGCGCGGCAACCGCATGATCGCGCGCGTCTATGGCGAGAACATCGCCGGCACGCGCTATTGGGCGGCGACGGGATCGAGCCTGCTCGCGCAAGGGCTGCCGGCAACCGTCAAATTCTCGCTCTCGACTGCGTTCTGA
- the phoA gene encoding alkaline phosphatase, which translates to MISRIAIIALLAVASRPALAQDAAPDLSRAARGDVRQPGGARRLPGDMRQTYRKLSAKGEVRNVILLIGDGMGDSEITLARNYAEGAGGYFKGIDALPFTGQYTHYSLDRETGKPNYVTDSAASATAWASGVKSYNGAIGVDIQGKPHQTLLERAKAAGLATGDVSTSEIQDATPGAQIAHVVQRKCFAPAVTSKTCPENALENGGAGSITEQLLDTRADLVLGGGAASFAESAMAGKWKGRTLFDQAQARGYRIVRNAADLDAVTRADDRQPLIGLFAEGNMPVRWTGPRASYHGNIDKPAITCQPNSERTAATPTLAAMTRKAIALLKDKPKGFFLQVEGASIDKEDHAANPCGQIGETVDLDEAVQVALEFARADGHTLVIVTADHAHTSQIVGNGTRAPGLTAALNTREGGVMTVNYGTAEEGSQGHTGTQLRIAAFGPRAVNVSGLLDQTDLHYIIRDALALD; encoded by the coding sequence ATGATCTCCCGCATTGCAATCATCGCTCTGCTCGCTGTCGCCAGCCGGCCTGCCCTGGCGCAGGATGCCGCACCCGATCTGTCGCGCGCGGCGCGCGGCGATGTGCGTCAGCCCGGCGGCGCGCGGCGGCTTCCGGGCGATATGCGCCAGACCTATCGCAAGCTGAGCGCCAAGGGCGAAGTTCGCAACGTCATCCTGTTGATCGGCGACGGCATGGGAGATTCGGAAATCACACTCGCGCGCAACTATGCCGAGGGTGCCGGGGGCTATTTCAAGGGCATAGACGCCCTCCCCTTCACCGGCCAGTACACCCACTATTCGCTCGACCGCGAGACCGGCAAACCCAATTACGTGACCGATTCCGCGGCATCCGCGACTGCCTGGGCGTCAGGGGTCAAGAGCTATAACGGCGCGATCGGCGTCGATATCCAAGGCAAGCCGCACCAGACGCTGCTCGAACGCGCCAAGGCGGCGGGGCTCGCCACTGGCGACGTGTCGACCTCGGAGATCCAGGACGCGACCCCCGGCGCGCAGATCGCCCATGTCGTTCAGCGCAAATGCTTCGCGCCGGCGGTGACCAGCAAGACCTGCCCGGAGAACGCGCTCGAGAATGGCGGCGCCGGCTCGATCACCGAGCAGTTGCTCGACACGCGCGCCGATCTCGTCCTCGGCGGCGGCGCCGCAAGCTTCGCCGAATCCGCCATGGCGGGAAAGTGGAAGGGCCGCACGCTTTTCGACCAGGCGCAGGCGCGCGGCTATCGCATCGTCCGCAACGCCGCCGACCTCGACGCCGTGACGCGCGCCGACGATCGCCAGCCGCTGATCGGTCTGTTCGCGGAAGGGAATATGCCCGTACGCTGGACCGGCCCGCGTGCGAGCTACCACGGCAATATCGACAAGCCCGCCATCACCTGCCAGCCCAATAGTGAGCGCACCGCCGCCACGCCGACGCTCGCCGCGATGACGCGCAAGGCAATCGCACTGCTCAAGGACAAGCCCAAGGGGTTCTTCCTCCAGGTCGAGGGCGCATCGATCGACAAGGAGGATCACGCCGCCAATCCGTGCGGGCAGATCGGCGAGACTGTCGACCTCGACGAGGCCGTCCAGGTCGCGCTCGAATTCGCCAGGGCGGACGGGCACACGCTGGTCATCGTCACCGCCGATCATGCGCATACCAGCCAGATCGTCGGCAACGGCACGCGTGCACCGGGGCTCACGGCGGCGCTCAACACGCGCGAAGGCGGGGTGATGACAGTCAATTACGGCACCGCCGAGGAAGGGTCGCAGGGGCATACCGGCACCCAGTTGCGCATCGCCGCTTTTGGTCCGCGCGCAGTCAATGTCTCCGGCCTGCTCGATCAGACCGACCTTCACTACATCATCCGGGACGCGCTCGCGCTCGACTGA
- a CDS encoding TonB-dependent receptor, with translation MNRKFRNLDRTTPLLLGAALVALTAAPVAAQTASVPPADEAGADEDIVVTGYSRSLQEAIDIKRDTIGFSDSIVATDIADFPEQNLSEALQRVPGVTIERDKGLGTRVNVRGLPSEFTFVSINKLATASGSGGRDVEFDIFASELIQSVTVQKSPTAADEEGGIAGSVSIRTARPFDTPGLRLVGSAEGAYNSISEKIDPNFSFLASNTFGDFGVLVSVAKQQRTNRTDSNSGINFRPISRWTDRTGANRNQAIAVLQRDAGVTFTNDLKNRIVFLDKVGDRVYQNDQDRLGLSGSIQYKPSESFSLAFDAFVGSYDTVEDEYDAAGYSASSNSTLETIHDFDATTLADDGIIVLRDVSYTNTQHEFLSKEYVNETDYRQFGSEMNWETGNWKINALGGYSGARKTLDFANLKHVAYAPSRTRYTENGGETIPSANPRTIDMYNAPSSYLFEAYETTRERIKDDKYAAQLDVSYQFDTSALKRLNFGGRYTRKTNEREYGEEKIQGPTRGSTAYINRRTLADSPLEKVTDIVGGKAYQARDLDWAQISNEYARDFFRPAGFVTPFGDANYYKVKEETLAGYAMVDFEFDVSVPLFVNLGGRYLRTAIRSEGFHQIQNPNGTTGLTPAPVSSEGRYDKFLPSFNAHAELTDSLYLRAAASQTLIRPALTDLAYKRTASWNDFRFTDGNPNLKPTYADQWEVGVEKYLGRGGILAASYFWKKIKGVVQNELTGTVPDVTKYNANGTIDGVYDFDVYQPVNAEGSYTVSGVELNAVVPFGMFADWLDGFGVNANVTFLDSSLTGESDLDIATSPIGLADNTYNATIFYDKGPLSLRVSYNRKGLMWSESSATCIRCTAMPMASSTSRRVTS, from the coding sequence ATGAACCGGAAGTTCAGGAACCTCGACCGCACGACACCGCTCCTTCTCGGAGCCGCTCTCGTCGCACTCACCGCTGCCCCCGTCGCCGCCCAGACCGCGTCGGTGCCACCGGCGGACGAGGCGGGCGCAGATGAGGATATCGTGGTTACCGGCTACAGCCGCAGCCTCCAGGAGGCGATCGACATCAAACGCGACACGATCGGCTTCTCGGACTCGATCGTCGCCACCGACATTGCCGATTTCCCCGAGCAGAATCTGTCCGAAGCGCTCCAGCGCGTCCCTGGCGTGACGATCGAGCGTGACAAGGGTCTCGGCACGCGCGTCAATGTCCGCGGCCTGCCGAGCGAGTTCACCTTTGTGTCGATCAACAAGCTGGCGACCGCGTCCGGTTCGGGCGGCCGCGACGTCGAGTTCGACATTTTCGCTTCCGAACTGATCCAGTCGGTCACCGTGCAGAAGTCCCCGACCGCGGCGGACGAGGAAGGCGGCATCGCCGGCTCGGTCTCGATCCGCACTGCGCGCCCGTTCGACACGCCCGGCCTGCGCCTCGTTGGCAGCGCGGAAGGCGCGTACAATTCGATCTCCGAGAAGATCGACCCGAACTTCTCCTTCCTCGCCAGCAACACCTTCGGCGACTTTGGCGTGCTGGTCTCGGTGGCCAAGCAGCAGCGCACCAACCGCACCGATTCGAACTCGGGGATCAACTTCCGCCCGATCTCGCGCTGGACCGACCGCACCGGCGCCAACCGGAACCAGGCGATCGCAGTGCTGCAGCGCGATGCCGGCGTGACCTTCACCAACGACCTCAAGAACAGAATCGTCTTCCTCGATAAGGTCGGCGACCGCGTCTATCAGAACGATCAGGATCGGCTCGGCCTTTCCGGCTCGATCCAGTACAAGCCGAGCGAGAGCTTCAGCCTCGCCTTCGACGCGTTCGTCGGCTCCTACGACACGGTCGAGGACGAATATGATGCGGCGGGCTATTCGGCGTCGAGCAATTCGACGCTCGAGACGATCCACGACTTCGACGCCACCACGCTGGCGGACGACGGCATCATCGTGCTGCGCGACGTCTCCTACACCAACACCCAGCACGAATTCCTGAGCAAGGAATATGTCAACGAGACCGACTATCGCCAGTTCGGCAGCGAGATGAACTGGGAGACCGGCAACTGGAAGATCAACGCGCTGGGTGGCTATTCGGGCGCGCGGAAGACGCTGGACTTCGCCAACCTCAAGCACGTCGCCTACGCGCCGTCGCGCACCCGGTATACCGAGAATGGCGGCGAGACGATCCCGAGCGCCAATCCGCGCACGATCGACATGTATAATGCGCCGTCCTCCTATCTGTTCGAGGCGTATGAGACGACGCGCGAGCGCATCAAGGACGACAAATACGCAGCCCAGCTCGATGTCAGCTACCAGTTCGACACGTCTGCGTTGAAGCGACTCAACTTCGGCGGGCGCTACACCCGCAAGACCAACGAGCGCGAATATGGCGAAGAGAAGATCCAGGGTCCGACGCGCGGCAGCACGGCTTATATCAACCGCCGTACGCTCGCCGACAGCCCGCTCGAGAAGGTGACCGACATCGTCGGCGGCAAAGCCTATCAGGCGCGGGACCTCGACTGGGCGCAGATCTCGAACGAATATGCCCGCGACTTCTTCCGGCCTGCCGGCTTCGTCACGCCATTCGGCGATGCCAATTATTACAAGGTCAAGGAAGAGACGCTCGCCGGCTATGCAATGGTCGATTTCGAATTCGACGTGTCGGTGCCGCTGTTCGTCAATCTCGGCGGTCGCTACCTGCGCACCGCGATCCGTTCGGAGGGCTTCCACCAGATCCAGAACCCGAATGGCACCACCGGCCTCACCCCGGCGCCCGTGTCTAGCGAGGGCCGCTACGACAAATTCCTGCCCTCGTTCAATGCGCATGCCGAGCTGACCGACAGCCTTTACCTGCGCGCCGCCGCGTCGCAGACGCTGATCCGGCCCGCGCTGACCGACCTCGCCTACAAGCGCACGGCGAGCTGGAACGACTTCCGCTTCACCGACGGAAACCCCAATCTCAAGCCGACCTATGCCGACCAATGGGAAGTCGGCGTCGAGAAGTATCTCGGCCGCGGCGGCATCCTGGCGGCGTCGTATTTCTGGAAGAAGATCAAGGGCGTGGTACAGAACGAGCTGACGGGCACCGTCCCCGACGTCACCAAATACAACGCCAACGGCACGATCGACGGCGTCTACGACTTCGACGTCTACCAGCCGGTCAATGCCGAGGGTTCGTACACGGTGAGCGGCGTCGAGCTCAACGCAGTGGTGCCGTTCGGGATGTTCGCCGACTGGCTCGACGGCTTCGGCGTCAATGCCAACGTCACCTTCCTCGACAGTTCACTGACCGGCGAATCCGACCTCGACATCGCGACCTCGCCGATCGGGCTGGCCGACAACACCTACAACGCCACCATTTTCTACGACAAGGGTCCGCTCTCGCTGCGCGTGTCGTACAACCGCAAGGGGCTTATGTGGAGCGAATCGAGCGCAACATGTATCCGGTGTACCGCGATGCCTATGGCCAGTTCGACGTCTCGGCGAGTTACCAGTTGA
- a CDS encoding AraC family transcriptional regulator — MPILTELSDESDWVEPDDVPRPVVTYGFMAEDFGGLELDLHRHAKGQIVLVQRGALSCEVDGGLWIVPPRSAVWIPGGALHAIKVSGTLDGYGAFIDTAWSAGLPTSCCAISVTPLLRELLARAANLPLLYAENGVNTRLISVLLDELGSAEIEDLHLPMPSDPRLRRIVEEMMAAPADRGTIDAWAGRAGLSERTLARLIRRETGMSFGRWRQQLGIMLAVKWLAAGGSIKQVAGDLGYESVPSFVTMFRKALGTSPGRYMAERHAGRH, encoded by the coding sequence ATGCCTATTCTGACCGAGCTCAGCGATGAATCCGATTGGGTCGAGCCCGACGACGTTCCCCGTCCGGTAGTGACCTATGGCTTCATGGCCGAAGATTTCGGCGGCCTCGAACTCGACCTCCACCGGCACGCCAAGGGCCAGATCGTGCTGGTGCAGCGTGGCGCCCTGAGCTGCGAGGTCGACGGCGGACTGTGGATCGTTCCGCCGCGTAGCGCGGTGTGGATCCCCGGCGGCGCGCTGCACGCGATCAAGGTGAGTGGTACGCTGGATGGTTATGGCGCGTTCATCGACACGGCGTGGAGCGCGGGGCTGCCCACGAGCTGCTGCGCCATCTCCGTAACACCACTCCTCCGCGAGCTGCTGGCGCGGGCGGCGAATCTGCCGCTGCTCTACGCGGAGAATGGCGTGAATACGCGACTGATCTCGGTGCTGCTCGATGAGCTCGGGTCGGCCGAGATTGAGGACCTGCACCTGCCCATGCCAAGCGACCCGCGGCTGCGACGGATCGTCGAGGAAATGATGGCTGCACCCGCCGATCGAGGAACCATCGACGCCTGGGCCGGGCGTGCCGGACTCAGCGAGCGGACTTTGGCCAGACTGATACGCCGTGAGACAGGGATGAGTTTCGGTCGCTGGCGGCAGCAATTGGGCATCATGCTCGCGGTCAAGTGGCTCGCCGCCGGCGGTTCCATCAAGCAGGTCGCGGGCGACCTCGGCTATGAGAGCGTACCAAGCTTCGTGACCATGTTCCGCAAGGCGCTGGGAACCTCACCCGGCCGCTACATGGCCGAACGTCACGCCGGGCGGCACTGA
- a CDS encoding TonB-dependent receptor: MYPVYRDAYGQFDVSASYQLTPNFRVELQGINVGNEKTTGYTMDPSFPTTYEFSGSRISLGVRAQF; encoded by the coding sequence ATGTATCCGGTGTACCGCGATGCCTATGGCCAGTTCGACGTCTCGGCGAGTTACCAGTTGACGCCGAACTTCCGCGTTGAGCTGCAGGGCATCAATGTCGGGAACGAGAAGACCACGGGCTACACCATGGATCCGTCCTTCCCGACGACCTACGAATTCTCGGGAAGCCGGATCAGCCTGGGCGTCCGCGCGCAGTTCTGA
- a CDS encoding YadA-like family protein, translated as MIVPDSAVSMSFNLATYRGQQGFSGSVVGRISPKIYVNAGVGGSTVRRSTAGRIGISFGL; from the coding sequence ATGATCGTACCGGACAGCGCCGTTTCCATGTCGTTCAATCTGGCCACATATCGCGGCCAGCAAGGCTTTTCGGGCTCCGTCGTCGGGCGGATTTCACCGAAAATCTACGTGAACGCCGGAGTCGGGGGATCAACCGTGCGCCGATCAACTGCCGGGCGCATAGGCATCAGCTTCGGACTGTAA
- a CDS encoding siderophore-interacting protein yields the protein MKRAAVTANEQLAERFRLITLEGPALEGVAWVPGQKIQIAMGSAFTSRTYTPIEWNSATGRACILGYVHGEGPGSTWLRDVAPHDMCDIFGPRPSLDMRRMAGPLAIFGDETSIGLAYALAQGGRNGPVAGCFEVADVRSCREVMAQLKLGEFALIARDAHDAHLPEIEEQLARLAATGASFVLTGKAGTIQRLRQGLKRLAVPASRIAAKAYWAPGKSGLD from the coding sequence ATGAAGCGGGCGGCGGTGACCGCCAACGAGCAACTGGCCGAGCGGTTTCGCCTGATCACGCTCGAAGGTCCGGCGCTCGAGGGCGTCGCCTGGGTGCCGGGGCAGAAGATCCAGATCGCGATGGGGTCGGCGTTTACGTCGCGCACCTACACGCCGATCGAATGGAACTCCGCAACGGGGCGCGCCTGTATCCTGGGATATGTCCACGGCGAAGGACCGGGCAGCACCTGGCTGCGCGACGTGGCACCGCACGATATGTGCGACATCTTCGGTCCTCGACCGTCTCTCGATATGCGACGCATGGCCGGGCCGCTGGCGATATTCGGGGACGAGACGTCGATCGGGCTCGCTTATGCGCTGGCGCAGGGAGGGCGGAACGGCCCGGTTGCCGGCTGCTTCGAGGTCGCGGACGTCAGAAGCTGCCGCGAGGTCATGGCGCAGCTAAAGCTCGGCGAGTTTGCGCTGATCGCCCGGGATGCACACGATGCGCACCTTCCTGAGATCGAGGAACAGTTGGCGAGGCTGGCGGCAACCGGCGCGTCGTTCGTGCTGACCGGCAAGGCCGGCACCATCCAGCGGCTTCGTCAGGGGCTGAAGCGGCTGGCCGTTCCGGCGAGCCGGATCGCCGCCAAGGCATATTGGGCGCCAGGCAAGAGCGGACTCGATTAG